The Lactuca sativa cultivar Salinas chromosome 2, Lsat_Salinas_v11, whole genome shotgun sequence genome includes the window tgccggtatcggtggtgtcagaccgagatgtccattttacatccagattctggaagcgttttcacgacgagatgggtactcggctccttttcagcaccgctttccaccctcagatggacgggcagagcgagaggacgattcagactctcgaggacatgctcagggcatgtgttctagacttcggtggcagttgggatacgtatcttctgttagcggaattttcgtataacaacagttatcatgcgagcattgatcgacctccctttgagatgctttatgggaggaagtgtaggaccccgatttgttggggcgaggtcggtcagcgagtcgttgggagcacagaggtggtgctcaagacgaccgagttgattcagtaggtccgtagtagactgcagactgcgcagagtcggcagaagagctacgccgataggaggcattcagacttggagttctgggtgggcgatatggtccttctgaaggtctcaccctggaagggtgtcatcaggtttcggaagaggggcaagctgggccccaggttcattggtcctttcagggttttggcccgagtgggtcgggttgcttatcggttggatcttcctgtagagcttatccagatccacaacactttccatgtgtctcagttgaggaagtgtttggtggatgagtcagcagttgttcccttagaggatattcaggttgatagcagcctgaattatattgagaggccggtcgcgattctggaccggaagacaaagaccttgaggaacaaggcaattcagttagtgaaggtgcagtggcagtatcggaaggggtctgagtggacgtgggaggctgaggaagaaatgagagagcactacccggagttatttgcagattctgCCGTACcagacttcaaggacaaagtctgagacaagtgggggagaattgtaacgccccgtctctggtatgttgcttccgtggcatttatttagaagttttcttgagggactcggcgagtctatggcctgactcgtcgagtagggtcgagttttcgagcacgtgttagtcggcgactcggcgagtccatattcgggactcggcgagtctgcctgccaggaagaaaccctaaatccccgggttgctcactatttaagcaatgttatgtgccctaaactcgcctccttcaccctcagagagctgtgagaaaaccctaatccatcccttgattgttttaagtgtttttgtgtggattttgaaggcttgaagaagaagaagaagaaaggaacaaagagaagaggtgtagagcaaagatccaagggcaaaatcagagttcattgaggtatttctcggattccttctgttttatgctttagacctccattagaacacttctagggctagtttgatgtattttccaaaccttatagttgtatggatgccttaataggtcgagatatccctagatctgttcatttaggagttgtagagcccggatctattgcctttttgaagatgctttgcataagaaccctagatctagcctttattatgctttttgagccttattatcttcttggtcgcttatgggcacgtaaagatagaatctttacgtgctaatcgaactaaggaagcccagatctataagttttagacgctggattcaagcagaatcgagtttagagtagctgcatggatgtgactcggcgagtcggaagaacgactcggcgagtcaagtcgcgagtcctgtttttccccttttgagtgatgtcgagtgggagcctgtgagtagtagagtggagtcagtgagttggagggcagactcagtaatggagggactcgacgagttgttcatacaactcggcgagtccaaggcaatcttcttagctcaagaataactcgtcgagttgttcatatgactcggcgagtcggatgcagattgtctgagttcttggatcgagagggtactcgtcgagtcgacgccatactcgacgagtagccacgagtagggctgagaagtgagactagagactcggcgagttggcggcccaacacggcgagtcaggtcaactgtgggttgactttgaccgggagggttgactttgaccaagggtaaaagagtcattttaccccagtgcagtgattagcatttgattgagtgtgtttatggatttgtagctggGGAGAtatcggagcagcagcagttagcttccagagccattcacacagcagccagttcacgaggtgagtttccttccagtaggaacgggtctacggccataatgtcggcccgtttagttagcagtagtcccggactttagtccgatgcagtagttagagtgcttgatgtctttgtgattcaagcatgtttgtgttatgtgttccggactctgttccgatgcagtatgcagtatatgtgtttatattagttaatatgtgttatgctatgccatgatcagccagttccggacttcggtccgatgcagggacaaggtcccagtcagttccggacttcggtctgatgcagtcagttccggacttcggtccgatgcagtcagtcccggacttcggcggtccgatgcagtcagttccggacttcggtccgatgcagctagttccagacttcggtctgatgcagtgggcaaggcccagtatgtgctttatatgtattgtatggtatgtggtagtttgggggagctcactaagcttcgtgcttacagtttcagttttggtttcaggtacttccgcaagcaaagggaagagctcgggatgatgacatcgcacacaccacaacttcagtttttgtcctgggagttgattttgttagttgatatgtttggatacagttgtgatacagttttctttCTCTCAGTATTTTATCATagtttttgaaacacgcaacgtatgattttgttatgtgatacttggtttcatgtttttgatatgataaaaattgaaatttttgggttgtttcatgaATATGACTTAGTGGAAAAAGAAACATGATAATGATCATTACCAAAAGTAAATCCGTATTTAATTCAAATCAAATCTTCTTCCATATCCTTCCATAATTAGTATAAATCGAAAATCATTAAGGATAAACCTTAGTGAATTTTCTTCCCCCtctgctagggttttagaatgTTCATAATTATTTAACTTTGGAATAAATAACATTCAGtccttgtacttttaattaatactaaattaattctaattactCCCAATTAATCCAAatcaatttctaattaatttatcaagctataacaaagtaataaactatttatttccCTCTCTTAAACtattttctaacccttttaactCTTGAGGACAACCTTAAAAAGACCTTGTTATTATTTCAAAAGTTATAATAATTAGTTATGACATTAAACACCTATTTCCaatgatttatttattattattattttatttaatcaatGGTAAGTACCCCATCTCAATCATCCACATTATCCTCTTCCTTTTTAAACTTGACCACCAATCTTGAAAAAACCCACTGGGAATCCAAATTCGTAAATCCAAAACTAAAAAGGACGGTCAAAAGAACAATCAAAATTGGCCTCAAGAACCTTGCATATGTGTATTATATATCTCCTCAACATGAAGTAAATGATTCTCATGTAAATACACGAACGTTAATTACTAATCATCTTTATGTCCTTTAATGGTGCATTGTTATATGTTAAAGTTGACACGTGTAATGATTTTCAAGAAAAAATTTCATTTCAACAAAACGTAGGAAATATGTAAATATGTAATTTTGTAGATTAAAAGTTTTTATTTGCTTCATCTCTACCAACAAGTCCACATTTATTTCCATACAATATAGGCAAACAAATCATTTCCAAACTAACATAATGACCATTGTTTTAAGATATGTAGGTAAAAAAAGCTTCATTCGACTGTTTGTCAAGTCGGTGATAACTTGGCTCGACTTTTGTTGGAGCTTTTAGTTTTGGAAAAAGGGTCGTCAGAAGTACTCGTGAGAGCAAGGGAAATGGTTTATGGGAGGTGGACGTGATAGATGAGGCTCGTATAGATAGCAAATTTACATATAGATTCTTCAATTAAAAGACATGCGATTTAAGAGTTTATAGTTTGTAATTTTTTTGGCACTTTGGTTTATATTTTACTTATTTGGTTTGATGCAAAATGGTCATATCTAGTGATCTAGCACttgaattaataaattaaacaaCCGAAAGACTACATAAATCAATAAATATTTTTGTATCAATTttataaattttgattaaaacagtAGAAAATACCAATTACAAGGaccaaatataatatatgatttgtttTGTATGAGACTATATAACTACAAATATTGTATTAAATGGTTTATGAcatggtgttactataagtaccaTCATTACTAAGTGTACGATACAAACCCTTAATTAACACCTATCTACATTTTAATATCAATCACATCAAAAAggggtttgattttttttttttttaaaaaaatttaatttttttgtcCATTagttgttttttctttataatttattataataaatattatataattattaataatatatattattttaataattttttattgttGCAAAATATCAAAAAGTATGATTTTTTTCATGGGAAAGCTGAgtttaaatgcatataagtcattAAATGCATACAACACGTTTTACCAAGAACAACCAATATGTAACTCAAATCCACTTTTGAATGAAATTCCACATAAATTTCATCCATACATCGGGCACGATAAAGATATAAAAGGAGATGAAAATTGTGGATTTCAGGCTATTGCTCTTTCTATGGAGGGTATGCAATGGTTAATGGTGAGTATTTTAACGCAATGAGTCCTTCGTTGAATTTCACTGGATCGAGTTCTATGACATCTGAATATTAGGTTGATTATACCAGACACTGATTTACTTATTGCTAACAAATATAGTCTTATTTTTCATTATTTGAGCAAAAAAAGTTATACAATGTGGTTCCCACTTTGGTATGTCCCGTAAGACATCCCAAATCATGTATTTGTTGTGATCGCCCATGTTTACGGTAACCATTATGTGATGGTTGATGTACAAGGAATGTATCAAATGCCTACTATATTGTCGTATTAGCATACATGCAGATAAAAATATTTTGTTAGATGAAAAACCTCATATAGTCTCTTGTTACCTTAGAACAATCCCGATCAAAAGAAATCAGGGTTGCTTGTGATTAAAACCGAAACACATATTCTTCAACGAAAATTCTCTGATACCAAGTGTTGAAAAATAAATTGTAGGACAAGAATTTTGTTACTGGACaacctttatttttatttttttactaatAAAAATGAATCTTTCCTATTTTGCTTTTCAAACATCCGATTAACCCAACATAAACTAAATGCTTATGTTCCGCGTAATATGCATAATGCACCGCACAATTGTTATATTGAAACCTTTAGAATATCCAATGATTAATAATGTCATTATTATTATTGATGTTATTGTGATGTAGAATGTttgactaataataataataataataataataataataataataaataaataaataaataaataaataaatcaaattatactaataatgctaataaaagaaaaaagactaaaaaagataataaaaaaacaaaaaattaaatatgtgGTACATTTAGTAACAATACAAGGTACAAATTTAGCCAAATACTTTAATGACTTTTAAGAAAAAGCCACAAAATCGAGTTTTTTCGAAAATAGTCATTGAAATCGCAGGTCTACCTGCGATTTCTTGAGATGgccataataaataaataaataaatactaatAATACTAATAAAAGAAAAACAGCAAAGACTAAAAAAAgacaataaaaaacaaaaaattaaagatAGGGTACATTTAGTAACAACCAAGTTACAAATTTAGCCAAATACCTTAATGACTTTTTAAGAGATAACCACAAAATTGAGTTTTCCTAAAAATACTCATTGAAATCGCAGGTGTTTATGCCACTTGCAATTTCCTGAGATGGCCTAGTTGTGATTTCCTTTGCccgattttttttattatgtacCTGTGATTTTTTCCAATGTATTTATAAAGTTTTCGGATGAAAATTGATTTTGAGCCATTGAGACGGTTGAAAGAATTTTTTAAAGTTGAAAATGTGAAAATAAAAGTTATTCCAGATTTTCAGGTTTCTATATTTCCGACCCATGAGCCTAAAATGGACCCACTTCTTCGTAGCTCAATATAATGAGATAGCAGTTAGGAAGGATGAAATCGCATGTAAGCTTTAACCATCTAAGATTTGGTTGGCCATTTTCTGAAAATGTTAATTTTAGCTATTTAGTAAAAAGTTATTAAGcattttaactaaattttataaattacattaAAATTAATATCgaatatttctttttctttttctttttctttttctttttctttaattattttgaacaatGGGTCTATTCTCCATATCCCTTTATTGGGTTGTGACTTGTGACTTGTGGTTTCATTTTCGCATATTTCACCCTGTATCATCTCTcgctctctctcacacacaccaGTTGTGAAAATGGCCGATGCTTTAGTTACTGTTGTTACCGAGGCGATTCTGAAAAAGGTGGCATCCATAGCTGCCAACGAAATCGGCATTGTTTGGGGTTACAAAGAGAAGTTGCACACGCTTGAAGGGACCTTGAAAATGATCCGTGCCAAGTTACAGGATGCAGAGAATGAAAAAGGTCAAAAACATGGGGTGATGGAGTGGCTGAAACAGCTCAAAGATGTTGTTGGTGAAGCTGATGATGTGATGGATGAGGTTCACTACGAAATGTTGAGGCGTGAGGTAAAGAATCGAGATCATGTAAGAATAAAGGTACCCTCTCTTCCAAGCTTGAAAAAGCTTTCAATTCGTAGAGAACTGGGTCATAAAATCAAAAACATTAACGAAAAGTTGTCTCAAATCAATAAACAAGCAAACGACTTGGGACTACAAAACGAACAGCCTTGCCCTGTTGTTCCATATCGTCCATATCCCGAGACTGTCCCAAATTTAGATGAATTCAAAATTGTTGGGAGGGAGGATGAAGAAGAGCGCATCATACACCTTTTAACCAAatcaagaaaagaagaaaaactTACGATTGTTCCCATTACGGGAATGGGCGGGATGGGGAAGACCACTCTGGCTAAGTCCGTATACAATAATCCAAAAACCCAGCAATATTTTGATGTGAAAGCTTGGTTGTGTGTGTCAGTTAAGGTTGACATCAACACACTTCTGGCAAAGATCTATGAATCTGTTGCAGGAGAGAAACCTAAGTCTGTTGAAATGGCCAATTTAATTATCTCTCTTGAAGAGAAGTTGGGTTCAAAAAGATATTTGTTAGTTCTGGATGACGTTTGGGACGAAGAGAGATCACATTGGGAAGAATTTAAGAGGCATATGATGATGATAAAGTCTCAAGTTGGAAGTGGCGTTATTGTCACTACCCGAAAACTTGACATAGGAACAAAGGCTATGACAACGGATTCATGTCCTTTAAAAGGTCTTTCTGATGATCATTGTTGGAATATCTTTAAAGAGAGGGCCTTTCTAGCAGGACAATCACCACCACCCGAATTGGAGAAGATTGGGCATGATATTGTGAAAAAGTGTTGTGGTTTACCGTTGCTAGTAAAGGTAATAGGAGGGGTGTTGCAAAATTACAGTGACCCGGAGAAGTGGTTGACCATCAGAAATAGCAAAGTTTGGGATCTTGAAGATGAAACGGAGAGAGTTCAAAAGAGTTTGGAGCTTAGCTTAGATAATCTGCCTAGACGTTCTATAGCCAAGCAATGTTTTGCATCTTGTTCAATCTTTAAGAAAGATAAGGTCATGAAAAGGAAAAAACTGGTCCAACTTTGGATGGCTTTAGGGTTGATTCAAGTAGACGAGGAAAGAAACAAGGAGATGGAGGATGTGGGGAATGATATTTTTCAAATTTTGGTAAGCAATTCGTTGTTCCAAGATGTTAGAAGGGATGAGTATGGTCACATCACTCATTGTAGTATGCATGATTTGGTTCATGATCTTTCATAATCACTTTCCAACCTTGAAAGAAAATGTTTGGTGGGTGTGATGGATTATAACTTTTGCCTAGAAAATACCAACGTTTTCTTTCTCATTGAAAGGAGAATGATGGCTAGAACTTTGCGTACATTCTTCTTCTTCAGGGAGGTTGAAAAGAATGTTTCATTTCAACGATTCAAGAGCATGCGTATCCTAATACTCAAAAGATTTGGAATAAAAAAGATAGACGATTCAATTGGAGGGTTGGTGCATCTCAGGTATCTTGATTTGTCATATACAGAGATCCATGTTCTTCCTGAAACTATTGGTAAATTATACCACTTGCAAACTCTGAAGTTGCAAAGTTGCTATAGTCTCAACAAGTTTCCAGAATCCATGAGAAATTTGATAAGCCTAAGATTTTGTAAATCTGTAGAAAGCATTCCCAACAATATCGTGGGACAATTGACTTCTCTTCGAACATTAGTGCCTAATTCCTTTAGCGTGCTTAGAAATGAGGGACATGGTATTAAAGAGCTAGGCCGTTTGAAACACCTCAGTGGAAAGATCTGTATTTCCAATCTAGAATATGTTAGGAGCAAAGAGGATGCTGTCAAGGCAGATTTATctggaaaaaaaaatttaaacgagATTGAATTCGAATGGAATACAAGTTATGGAAACCACAAGGAAGTATTGGAATGCTTGCAACCCCCTGGAGATGTGAAGATATTGACAATCAACAAATTTTCTGGTGATAATTTTCCGGAATGGGTAATGAAGATGGCAGTCAATATTGATGGGAAAGAGACGCCCCTTGACAAGCTGGTGTCAGTTGGATTATATTACTGCACTGGCTGTCTATCTTTTCCAATGCTTGATCACCTACCACATCTTCAAGATCTTGTAATAAGCAATATGGAAAGCTTGGCATGCTTAAGGAGTTCCGATGTTACCAGATCAACGGAGCCTTTGTCTCTATCGTTGAGATCGCTCCAACTATCTTTTTTGAAAAGACTGGAAAAGTGGATAGATGGAGCACCCAACAGCTCAAAAATGATATCGCCTGTCCTTGAGAGGTTGGAGATTACTTATTGCCCAAAGATTATTCTCTTAGATGAATGCCATCCCCATCCTCTAGTTTCCTTAAGTATATGTTACTGCACAGGTCTGGTGTCCATTAAGAGCATACGAGGCCTCACATCTCTTGTTTCTTTATATATCAATAATTGTCCTAGTCTTTTAGAAATAACCAATTTGCCCAAACAGTGTCATTCTTTGAAGACTTTGGACATTACACATTGCCTCAAACTGACTTCCTTGCCTCACAAAATGTTCGACTGTTTTGCCTTCTTAAATGAGTTGGAACTTGGTCCGTTCTCAAAGGAGCTCAATTCTTTCCCGAGTCTCCAAGGCATCCAGAAGTTAAGAAACCACCTTCACTTGTTGGAATTGAGAGGTTGGGATCATTGGGAGTCAATGCCAGAAGAAATACAACACCTCACGTCACTGACTCGGTTACAAATACATAAATTCGGAATACAAGAGCTGCCTATGTGGTTAACCAACATGTCATCTATTCGAGAAATGAGTTTCATTTCTTGCCATAGGTTAGATGAAGAAAAAGTTAAACAGGGAGCCCCACGAGAAGCTAATGATATCAGTTTAAATAATTCTACACAAGATATTAATTAGTTATTTGAGTGTGTGTTGTTGTATCATTCGTTCCTCTCTTGTTCGATTATAAACTCTCCCCAGCCGCATCCAACTGTATGAGAGATCGCTGGTGTTCAACTACTTAAAGAGACAAGTAGAACTATTGTTGTGTAAaactccaagctttttatgaatttaattatttttaaatactttatgctAAAATAAACAACACTCTTAAATAATTCTCTCACTTATCACTTTAACCTACAACTTCTGACCGCAATTAATCAACCAACTTCGCAAGATTCATTTCTGCTTAATTTTCTTGTATAATTGATTATCATTGGAATTTTTTTTGCATGATGGCTCTCATTCATTGCAACTGATTTGTACCACACCTAAAGAGTACTTTATATCAGTGTAATGTACGTAAGGACTATTT containing:
- the LOC111876972 gene encoding putative disease resistance protein RGA3, which produces MADALVTVVTEAILKKVASIAANEIGIVWGYKEKLHTLEGTLKMIRAKLQDAENEKGQKHGVMEWLKQLKDVVGEADDVMDEVHYEMLRREVKNRDHVRIKVPSLPSLKKLSIRRELGHKIKNINEKLSQINKQANDLGLQNEQPCPVVPYRPYPETVPNLDEFKIVGREDEEERIIHLLTKSRKEEKLTIVPITGMGGMGKTTLAKSVYNNPKTQQYFDVKAWLCVSVKVDINTLLAKIYESVAGEKPKSVEMANLIISLEEKLGSKRYLLVLDDVWDEERSHWEEFKRHMMMIKSQVGSGVIVTTRKLDIGTKAMTTDSCPLKGLSDDHCWNIFKERAFLAGQSPPPELEKIGHDIVKKCCGLPLLVKVIGGVLQNYSDPEKWLTIRNSKVWDLEDETERVQKSLELSLDNLPRRSIAKQCFASCSIFKKDKVMKRKKLVQLWMALGLIQVDEERNKEMEDVGNDIFQILVSNSLFQDVRRDEYGHITHCSMHDLVHDLS
- the LOC111876977 gene encoding putative disease resistance protein RGA4, whose protein sequence is MARTLRTFFFFREVEKNVSFQRFKSMRILILKRFGIKKIDDSIGGLVHLRYLDLSYTEIHVLPETIGKLYHLQTLKLQSCYSLNKFPESMRNLISLRFCKSVESIPNNIVGQLTSLRTLVPNSFSVLRNEGHGIKELGRLKHLSGKICISNLEYVRSKEDAVKADLSGKKNLNEIEFEWNTSYGNHKEVLECLQPPGDVKILTINKFSGDNFPEWVMKMAVNIDGKETPLDKLVSVGLYYCTGCLSFPMLDHLPHLQDLVISNMESLACLRSSDVTRSTEPLSLSLRSLQLSFLKRLEKWIDGAPNSSKMISPVLERLEITYCPKIILLDECHPHPLVSLSICYCTGLVSIKSIRGLTSLVSLYINNCPSLLEITNLPKQCHSLKTLDITHCLKLTSLPHKMFDCFAFLNELELGPFSKELNSFPSLQGIQKLRNHLHLLELRGWDHWESMPEEIQHLTSLTRLQIHKFGIQELPMWLTNMSSIREMSFISCHRLDEEKVKQGAPREANDISLNNSTQDIN